A part of Gadus morhua chromosome 17, gadMor3.0, whole genome shotgun sequence genomic DNA contains:
- the dhrs4 gene encoding dehydrogenase/reductase SDR family member 4: MWRTVLRGISANLVQGKRNMSQSCLAGKVAIVTASTDGIGLAAAVALGRRGAHVVVSSRRQANVDRAVATLQGQDIKVTGTTCNVGKSEDREKLVQMTLDQCGGIDILVSNAAVNPFFGNIMDSTEAVWDKILDVNVKSAFLMTKLVVPHIEKRGGGSVVFVSSVAGYQPMPALGPYSVSKTALLGLTRALAPELAQSNIRVNCVAPGVIKTQFSSMLWKNEDVAEEFMKQTCIKRVGEPEEIGGVIAFLCSKDASYITGETITVTGGMNCRL; encoded by the exons ATGTGGAGGACTGTTTTAAGGGGCATTTCGGCTAATCTGGTCCAAGGTAAACGCAACATGTCTCAAAGCTGCCTTGCTGGAAAGGTTGCCATAGTGACCGCCTCTACAGATGG GATTGGTCTCGCTGCGGCTGTGGCGCTGGGCCGGAGGGGGGCCCACGTGGTGGTGAGCAGCCGGCGCCAGGCCAACGTGGACCGGGCCGTGGCAACGCTGCAGGGCCAGGACATCAAGGTCACCGGCACCACCTGCAACGTGGGCAAGAGCGAAGATCGAGAGAAACTGGTCCAAATG ACGCTGGACCAATGTGGGGGTATAGATATCCTGGTGTCCAACGCAGCAGTCAACCCTTTCTTCGGGAATATCATGGACTCCACAGAAGCGGTTTGGGACAAG ATCCTTGATGTGAATGTAAAGTCAGCATTTCTAATGACCAAGCTTGTGGTGCCGCACATTGAGAAAAGAGG CGGGGGAagcgttgtgtttgtgtcgtcGGTGGCTGGCTACCAACCGATGCCG GCCTTGGGTCCCTACAGTGTGAGTAAGACGGCGTTGCTGGGCTTGACTAGGGCCCTGGCCCCTGAGCTGGCTCAGAGCAACATCAGGGTCAACTGTGTGGCCCCTGGTGTTATCAAGACTCAGTTTAGTAGTATG CTATGGAAGAACGAGGACGTCGCTGAAGAGTTCATGAAGCAGACATGTATCAAAAG AGTCGGGGAGCCGGAGGAAATCGGAGGTGTGATCGCATTTCTGTGCTCTAAAGACGCGTCGTACATCACCGGGGAGACAATCACCGTCACCGGGGGGATGAACTGTCGACTGTAA